A genomic window from Phoenix dactylifera cultivar Barhee BC4 chromosome 7, palm_55x_up_171113_PBpolish2nd_filt_p, whole genome shotgun sequence includes:
- the LOC103706528 gene encoding eggshell protein 2A-like, protein MVTMGTTKMEEMMEAGVRGDTDGDGGHASFFGKGRRGDCDGFGDGIDSGGDGLGGLVVPMKIVRVLMVTIHGDSGCVSCRREKGGNDDSHGDGVNGEGDGVVMKVQVGERGHDDERGNGGDGINGSGDGGGDSYGNDSMSLVREGG, encoded by the exons ATGGTAACAATGGGCACAACAAAGATGGAAGAGATGATGGAAGCAG GGGTTCGTGGTGATACTGATGGTGATGGTGGGCATGCAAGTTTTTTTGGAAAGGGAAGAAGGGGCGATTGTGATGGTTTTGGTGATGGCATTGATAGTGGAGGTGATGGGCTTGGTGGTCTTGTTGTGCCGATGAAAATCGTGAGGGTGTTGATGGTAACAATACATGGTGATAGTGGGTGTGTGAGTTGCCGAAGGGAGAAAGGGGGCAATGATGATAGCCATGGTGATGGTGTTAATGGCGAAGGCGATGGGGTGGTGATGAAAGTGCAAGTG GGGGAAAGAGGGCACGATGATGAACGTGGTAATGGTGGTGATGGTATTAATGGtagtggtgatggtggtggtgatAGTTATGGTAACGACAGCATGTCGCTTGTCAGAGAGGGAGGTTGA